Proteins co-encoded in one Deinococcus aquaedulcis genomic window:
- the trmB gene encoding tRNA (guanine(46)-N(7))-methyltransferase TrmB, which translates to MIFRLADFQFPDAAARLYPDTPERPWVLEVGFGDGRFWPHFAGTFPEAPNYLGVELSGVSLLKAHRRLKAAGLTNAILTKMPADVLVREVVPHAGLDLIVVNFPDPWPKAGHTDHRLLRAPFFRLAASRLKPGGALLLTTDHDEYFAFACAEAEASGVMRVDLGPPPPAALETKYALKWRDLGLGVNHARFVPVAHAPVPHGETAAYPDSPTPETPVPHAVLTLPATFEPQTFEKVTQRSPQGRGPEWTVVLLELYQGLRRDGWVALAHVVEGELTQEVLVGITAREDGTHLVRLAKFGGPIITPGVKAAVGTVTGWLESQGAVVKHRGY; encoded by the coding sequence ATGATCTTTCGCCTCGCGGATTTTCAGTTTCCAGACGCCGCCGCGCGCCTGTACCCCGACACGCCAGAGCGCCCCTGGGTGCTGGAGGTGGGCTTTGGGGACGGCCGCTTCTGGCCGCACTTTGCCGGGACGTTCCCGGAAGCGCCCAATTACCTGGGGGTGGAACTCTCGGGGGTGTCCCTGCTCAAGGCGCACCGCCGCCTGAAGGCCGCCGGGCTGACAAACGCCATCCTCACCAAGATGCCCGCCGACGTGCTGGTGCGCGAGGTGGTGCCGCACGCCGGGCTGGACCTGATCGTGGTCAATTTCCCCGATCCCTGGCCCAAAGCCGGGCACACCGACCACCGCCTGCTGCGCGCGCCCTTTTTCCGGCTGGCCGCCAGTCGCCTGAAGCCGGGCGGCGCCCTGCTGCTCACCACCGACCACGACGAGTATTTTGCCTTTGCCTGCGCCGAGGCCGAAGCGAGCGGTGTGATGCGCGTGGACCTGGGCCCGCCGCCCCCGGCTGCCCTGGAAACCAAGTACGCCCTCAAGTGGCGCGATCTGGGCCTGGGCGTGAACCACGCCCGCTTCGTGCCGGTGGCCCACGCGCCGGTGCCCCACGGCGAGACCGCTGCCTACCCCGATTCCCCCACCCCGGAGACCCCCGTGCCCCACGCCGTGCTGACCCTGCCCGCCACCTTCGAGCCCCAGACCTTCGAGAAAGTCACCCAGCGCAGCCCCCAGGGGCGCGGCCCCGAGTGGACCGTCGTGCTGCTGGAGCTGTATCAGGGTCTGCGGCGGGATGGCTGGGTGGCCCTGGCGCATGTGGTAGAAGGCGAACTGACCCAGGAGGTCCTGGTGGGCATCACCGCGCGAGAGGACGGCACCCATCTGGTGCGGCTGGCGAAGTTCGGCGGTCCCATTATCACCCCAGGCGTGAAGGCCGCTGTGGGCACCGTGACCGGATGGCTGGAAAGCCAGGGCGCCGTGGTCAAGCACCGGGGGTATTAG
- a CDS encoding RluA family pseudouridine synthase, with the protein MPPNPGYAYRTQVHRPWPGVLAFLSHEYRHSTRATWAARLQQGELEVDGVRLTHDQPLRPGQTVTWHRPPWQEEAAPLHYAVLHEDEALLAVHKPAGLPTLPGGGFLAHTLLTLVQQDFPGAHPLHRLGRGTSGLVLFARTGAAGSALARAWREHEVRKVYRALAQGEAAQDAFTITTPIGPVPHPRLGTVHAASAGGKASLSHAQVRQRRAGQTLFDVQIHTGRPHQIRIHLASIGHPLVGDPLYGPGGTPLPDLPGLPGDLGYALHAWTLSLTHPLTGQPLTLEAPPPPELR; encoded by the coding sequence ATGCCCCCCAACCCCGGCTACGCCTACCGAACCCAGGTCCACCGCCCCTGGCCCGGCGTGCTGGCCTTTCTCAGCCACGAATACCGCCACTCCACCCGCGCCACCTGGGCCGCGCGCCTGCAGCAGGGCGAACTGGAAGTCGACGGCGTGCGCCTCACCCACGACCAGCCCCTGCGCCCCGGCCAGACGGTGACCTGGCACCGCCCCCCCTGGCAGGAAGAGGCCGCGCCCCTGCACTACGCCGTGCTCCACGAGGACGAGGCCCTGCTGGCGGTCCACAAGCCGGCCGGCCTACCCACCCTGCCCGGCGGCGGCTTTCTGGCCCACACCCTCCTGACGCTGGTGCAGCAGGACTTCCCCGGCGCCCACCCGCTGCACCGCCTGGGGCGCGGCACCTCGGGGCTGGTGCTGTTTGCCCGCACGGGAGCGGCGGGTTCGGCCCTGGCCCGGGCGTGGCGCGAGCACGAGGTGCGCAAGGTCTACCGCGCGCTGGCGCAGGGTGAGGCCGCGCAGGACGCCTTTACGATCACCACGCCCATCGGCCCGGTGCCCCACCCCCGCCTGGGCACGGTGCACGCCGCCTCGGCGGGCGGCAAAGCCTCGCTCAGCCATGCCCAGGTCCGGCAGCGCCGCGCCGGCCAGACGCTGTTTGACGTGCAGATCCACACCGGACGGCCCCACCAGATCCGTATTCACCTCGCCAGCATTGGGCACCCGCTGGTGGGCGACCCCCTGTATGGCCCCGGCGGCACGCCGCTGCCAGACCTGCCGGGCCTGCCCGGCGACCTGGGCTACGCGCTGCACGCCTGGACCCTGAGCCTGACCCACCCGCTGACCGGCCAGCCCCTGACCCTGGAAGCCCCGCCGCCCCCTGAGCTGCGTTGA
- a CDS encoding FAD-dependent oxidoreductase — MFGPASPRSRPQPGHLYDVAVVGAGLAGTELAWRLAHAGQDVLLVSQALDHLGNLYQPTTQGVTFPAGSLFEEVRAGMAPDTDGWTFHRLLKARIEGTAGIHLLQSTVTALDEEDGEVVLSTWEGPKLRARQAVLAVGAFLKGRLLVGDTMEEAGRLSEVAYDFLADDLARSGVWLVGQERRAEGEGVEPPYDVRFLVPAPGELDGFRVGRLERVRMLGQCTPGEHTYASVLQDAARLAAELLEARA; from the coding sequence ATGTTTGGTCCCGCCTCTCCCCGAAGCCGCCCGCAACCCGGGCACCTGTACGACGTGGCCGTGGTGGGTGCCGGGCTGGCGGGCACGGAACTCGCGTGGCGGCTGGCGCACGCTGGGCAGGATGTGCTGCTGGTCTCGCAGGCCCTGGACCACCTAGGCAACCTGTACCAGCCCACCACGCAGGGCGTCACCTTTCCGGCCGGCAGTCTGTTTGAAGAGGTCCGCGCGGGCATGGCGCCCGACACCGACGGCTGGACCTTTCACCGCCTGCTTAAGGCGCGCATTGAGGGAACCGCCGGCATTCACCTGCTGCAAAGCACCGTGACCGCGCTGGATGAGGAAGACGGCGAGGTGGTGCTCTCCACCTGGGAGGGGCCAAAGCTGCGCGCCCGGCAGGCGGTGCTGGCGGTGGGGGCCTTCCTGAAGGGGCGGCTGCTGGTGGGCGACACGATGGAAGAAGCCGGGCGTCTCTCTGAAGTGGCCTACGACTTCCTGGCCGACGACTTGGCGCGCAGTGGTGTATGGCTGGTCGGCCAGGAGCGCCGCGCCGAGGGCGAGGGCGTGGAGCCCCCCTACGACGTGCGCTTTCTGGTGCCGGCCCCGGGCGAACTGGACGGCTTCCGGGTGGGCCGCCTGGAACGGGTGCGGATGCTGGGCCAGTGCACCCCTGGCGAGCACACGTACGCCAGCGTGTTGCAGGACGCCGCGCGGCTGGCCGCCGAACTGCTGGAGGCGCGCGCATGA
- a CDS encoding ComEC/Rec2 family competence protein: MSGGDKPTSKKPAARAGKKAAGDHGKAPAAARKPAAKPAAPRSSKGAASGRAARPRKGRAGRGPSPSDLLGVLVLLSTVGLAACGWMRQQGGPEGGGQPAPAQPSGEVVIRFLDVGQGDAILIQSPEGKTLLIDGGRSSERMREHLQALDVKGLDLMVASHADADHIAGLVPAAGLKPRVFINNGLGGTTQTWERLVAALQDAGTTFTKASNQTVNLGSVKLRVVAPPPGMGDDQNENSVGIALQFGAFRALMTGDSETPETEGWLAQERDDLKGPFQVYKSIHHGAANGDSAAWLANVRPENVVISVGAGNTYGHPTQKALGLYKQAGARVYRTDRQGTVTFRGRADGTYTAETAR, encoded by the coding sequence GCCCACCTCGAAGAAACCCGCTGCCCGCGCGGGGAAGAAGGCCGCCGGCGACCACGGGAAAGCGCCGGCGGCGGCCAGGAAACCCGCCGCGAAACCAGCCGCCCCCCGAAGCAGCAAGGGCGCTGCCTCTGGCCGCGCGGCGCGCCCCCGGAAAGGCCGCGCGGGCCGTGGGCCCAGCCCCTCGGACCTGCTGGGCGTGCTGGTCCTGCTGAGCACCGTGGGGCTGGCGGCCTGCGGCTGGATGCGCCAGCAGGGCGGCCCTGAGGGGGGCGGCCAGCCGGCCCCGGCGCAGCCCAGTGGCGAGGTGGTGATCCGCTTTCTGGACGTGGGCCAGGGCGACGCCATTCTGATCCAGAGCCCCGAAGGCAAGACCCTGCTCATTGACGGTGGCCGCAGCAGTGAGCGGATGCGCGAGCATTTGCAAGCCCTGGACGTGAAGGGCCTGGACCTGATGGTGGCCTCGCACGCCGACGCCGACCACATTGCCGGGCTGGTGCCTGCGGCTGGCCTGAAGCCGCGCGTGTTTATCAACAATGGCCTGGGCGGCACCACCCAGACCTGGGAGCGGCTGGTCGCGGCCCTGCAGGACGCCGGCACCACCTTTACCAAGGCCAGCAACCAGACAGTCAACCTGGGCAGCGTGAAGCTGCGCGTGGTTGCCCCGCCCCCCGGCATGGGCGACGACCAGAACGAGAACAGCGTGGGCATCGCCCTGCAGTTCGGCGCTTTCCGCGCCCTGATGACCGGCGACAGCGAAACCCCCGAAACCGAAGGCTGGCTGGCCCAGGAACGCGACGATCTGAAGGGCCCTTTTCAGGTGTATAAGAGCATCCACCACGGCGCGGCCAATGGCGACAGCGCCGCGTGGCTGGCGAACGTGCGTCCCGAAAATGTGGTGATCAGCGTGGGGGCGGGCAACACCTACGGGCACCCCACCCAGAAGGCGCTGGGCCTGTACAAGCAGGCGGGCGCGCGGGTGTACCGCACCGACCGCCAGGGCACCGTGACCTTCCGGGGCCGTGCCGACGGCACCTACACCGCCGAAACAGCGCGCTAA